In Thermorudis peleae, a genomic segment contains:
- the pdxT gene encoding pyridoxal 5'-phosphate synthase glutaminase subunit PdxT — protein sequence MEPTIGVLALQGDFKEHLAVLERLGVAAREVRLPHHLDGLAGLIIPGGESTTIGRLIERFALRDKLLECIQSGMPVWGTCAGMIVLARDVDAETRARTQPLLGVLDIVVRRNAFGPQPESFEVDLAIPVLGPQPFRAVFIRAPIVSWIGPNVEPLAQLADGTVVAVRQGNIIGTAFHPELAEDDRFHAWFCALARAFVARTEPATTL from the coding sequence ATGGAACCAACCATCGGGGTTCTTGCGTTGCAGGGCGACTTCAAGGAACACCTTGCGGTACTCGAGCGGCTTGGTGTCGCAGCTCGAGAGGTGAGACTCCCGCACCATCTTGATGGTCTCGCTGGACTTATCATCCCTGGCGGTGAAAGCACAACAATCGGTCGGCTCATCGAGCGCTTTGCTCTGCGTGACAAGCTGCTCGAGTGTATTCAGAGCGGCATGCCGGTCTGGGGCACATGCGCTGGCATGATCGTCCTGGCCCGCGACGTTGATGCTGAAACACGTGCCCGCACGCAGCCGCTGCTTGGCGTGCTCGACATCGTGGTCCGACGCAATGCCTTTGGACCACAACCCGAGAGTTTCGAGGTCGACCTTGCTATCCCTGTCCTTGGTCCCCAACCGTTCCGGGCGGTCTTCATTCGCGCCCCAATCGTCTCATGGATTGGGCCAAATGTTGAGCCATTAGCGCAACTCGCTGACGGTACAGTTGTTGCCGTACGGCAAGGCAATATCATCGGCACCGCGTTCCATCCTGAGCTTGCCGAAGATGATCGATTCCATGCCTGGTTCTGCGCACTCGCGCGAGCTTTCGTTGCGCGCACTGAACCAGCAACGACCCTATAG
- a CDS encoding FtsW/RodA/SpoVE family cell cycle protein: MDAIWIGQNGQRAARRWAGLDLYLLVTTAVLVGFGIVVIWSAEGAGPLRLGSLAVRQALYALVGLPLLLGLTWLDYRYIKSLAWVIYAVSLFLLALVDFIGTNIGGSVRWIDIGPVSLQPSEPAKLGVLIALATLLADHWEEMHRFTWFVLSGVLVAIPMGLVYQQPDLGTAGVFAAIWLALILVSPVRKRYVFALLLASPAVALFAWRYVLHDYMRQRLLISFHPERDYFGAGFNIIQAQITIGTGGLLGNGLAGSMQSQLGLLRVRTTDFIFAHAMGMFGFVGALALIVAYGLLLWRLIHVAEVAADRFAHLLAIGVTVMIFFQAFVNMGMNVGIMPVTGLPLPFVSYGGSSLWTLFASLGIMQSILVHRRRIGFRAFG; this comes from the coding sequence TTGGACGCGATTTGGATTGGGCAAAACGGGCAACGTGCTGCGCGACGTTGGGCGGGGCTGGATCTTTATCTTCTCGTGACAACGGCAGTCCTGGTTGGCTTCGGGATTGTCGTTATCTGGAGTGCTGAAGGAGCTGGTCCACTGCGGCTTGGCAGTCTGGCCGTCCGTCAAGCGCTCTACGCACTGGTTGGCTTGCCACTTTTACTTGGTCTGACCTGGCTTGATTACCGCTACATTAAATCGCTGGCCTGGGTGATTTATGCAGTGTCTCTTTTCTTGTTAGCACTTGTTGACTTTATCGGCACGAACATCGGTGGTTCAGTTCGTTGGATTGATATTGGGCCGGTTAGTCTTCAACCGTCTGAGCCAGCCAAACTTGGGGTTTTGATTGCGCTTGCAACGCTCTTGGCTGATCACTGGGAGGAGATGCACCGGTTCACCTGGTTTGTCCTCTCCGGTGTGCTCGTTGCGATTCCAATGGGGCTTGTCTACCAGCAGCCTGACCTCGGCACGGCCGGTGTTTTTGCAGCGATCTGGCTTGCCCTTATTTTGGTCTCACCGGTGCGCAAGCGATATGTATTTGCGCTTCTCCTTGCCTCTCCTGCCGTTGCACTGTTTGCCTGGCGCTACGTTTTGCATGACTACATGCGGCAGCGACTCCTCATTTCATTCCACCCTGAACGCGATTACTTTGGTGCTGGGTTCAATATCATTCAAGCGCAAATTACGATTGGGACGGGCGGACTGCTCGGGAATGGATTGGCTGGCAGCATGCAGAGCCAGCTCGGGTTGCTACGTGTTCGAACAACAGATTTCATCTTCGCCCACGCCATGGGTATGTTCGGTTTTGTTGGTGCACTGGCCTTGATTGTGGCCTATGGTTTGCTGCTTTGGCGGCTGATTCATGTCGCTGAAGTTGCCGCTGATCGCTTCGCGCACCTCCTGGCGATTGGCGTGACAGTCATGATCTTTTTCCAGGCATTTGTCAATATGGGAATGAATGTTGGTATTATGCCGGTGACTGGCCTACCCCTGCCGTTTGTTAGCTATGGTGGCAGCTCACTCTGGACGCTATTTGCTAGCCTTGGCATCATGCAAAGCATTCTGGTGCACCGTCGCCGGATCGGCTTTCGTGCTTTTGGGTGA
- a CDS encoding rod shape-determining protein: MAKQLGIDLGTANVLVYVRGRGIVINEPSVVAISAKDGKVKAVGIEARNMLGREPRDTIEVVRPMRNGVIADYVVTQEMLRYFINKTVGRFSLVRPEVMISVPAGVTSVERRAVRDAALNAGARRAYLISEPLAAAIGAKVPVADPSGNMVINIGGGTTEVAVISLNGIVVAESIRIGGNHFDDAIAAYIKRKHNLRIGERTAEEIKIAIGSALPVEEDLSIEVRGRDEVAGLPRTIPIHANEIVEAITEPLEAIIGAVRSVLEKTPPELASDIIDKGMVLTGGGALLRNLDRLLTEVTGVPCYVADDPMSCVAIGTGLALEYFDVIRDSLEEL, from the coding sequence GTGGCGAAGCAACTTGGCATCGACCTGGGCACGGCAAACGTCCTTGTCTATGTCCGTGGCCGTGGGATCGTGATTAACGAGCCATCAGTCGTTGCCATTTCGGCGAAGGATGGAAAAGTCAAAGCGGTTGGCATTGAAGCCCGTAACATGCTTGGCCGTGAGCCGCGCGACACGATCGAAGTGGTGCGGCCAATGCGGAACGGTGTCATCGCCGATTATGTCGTTACGCAAGAAATGCTCCGCTACTTTATTAATAAGACAGTAGGTCGCTTCTCGCTTGTTCGGCCCGAGGTCATGATTTCTGTTCCGGCTGGCGTCACAAGCGTCGAACGTCGAGCAGTCCGTGACGCCGCCTTAAACGCTGGAGCCCGGCGAGCATACCTCATTAGTGAGCCGTTAGCCGCTGCTATCGGAGCAAAAGTCCCTGTTGCCGACCCTAGCGGGAACATGGTCATCAATATTGGCGGTGGCACAACTGAAGTTGCTGTCATTTCCCTCAACGGCATTGTCGTTGCAGAATCAATTCGCATCGGTGGAAACCATTTTGATGACGCCATCGCGGCGTACATCAAGCGGAAGCACAACCTGCGCATCGGCGAGCGAACCGCTGAGGAAATCAAGATTGCGATTGGCTCAGCCCTCCCAGTTGAAGAGGATCTCTCGATCGAGGTACGCGGACGCGACGAGGTAGCCGGGTTACCACGTACGATCCCGATTCACGCGAACGAAATCGTGGAGGCGATTACTGAGCCACTCGAAGCGATTATTGGGGCAGTCCGCTCAGTGCTTGAGAAGACCCCGCCCGAGCTTGCCTCAGACATTATCGATAAGGGCATGGTACTCACCGGTGGTGGGGCGCTCCTCCGCAATCTTGACCGTCTCCTCACCGAGGTTACAGGGGTGCCCTGCTATGTTGCAGACGATCCGATGAGCTGTGTTGCCATTGGCACTGGTCTGGCCCTGGAGTATTTCGACGTCATCCGCGACAGCCTTGAGGAACTCTGA
- a CDS encoding PLP-dependent aminotransferase family protein, giving the protein MRLTLDRTSSIPFYRQIAEQLREQIRSGELPPGTRLPPERRLAAMLGVNRTTVVSAYRELAAEGLIVGHVGRGTIVAEPQPSPQPLGSSVAWAQFFTPITTVMRDPLLYDTMVVSARPDVISFATGAPAPEFYPVETVRALLDEALHHEGQSLLQYCPTEGYPPLREAIAQYLRQHGARTTAAHVLVVSGSQQGLYLLARALLEPGDVVAVESPTYLGALHVFRAIGARFLPIPVDRHGMHVSVLEDMVQRRRPKLIYTLPTFQNPTGTTLSLERRQRLLDIAIRYQIPIIEDDPYSMLRYEGPALPSLLSLDTAGIVIYLSTVSKVLFPGFRIGWVVGPQPVIERLSTLKQLVDLDTNALAQWAVWAFLTRGLLDQHIERLRQTYPVRRDRMLSALEAYAADVLAWERPGGGLYLWCQLQDGLRARDLLPEAARHGVAFTPGESCFPDGGGAEFLRLNFTYPNPDQIEEGIKRLAQAIHTLRANRFGRDRTAVLARPLV; this is encoded by the coding sequence ATGCGACTGACGCTTGATCGCACAAGCTCTATTCCGTTTTACCGGCAGATTGCCGAGCAACTTCGCGAGCAGATTCGTTCCGGCGAACTCCCACCGGGCACACGGCTCCCTCCAGAGCGCCGTTTAGCGGCAATGCTCGGCGTCAACCGGACTACGGTCGTGAGTGCCTATCGCGAACTCGCGGCTGAAGGCTTGATTGTCGGCCACGTTGGCCGCGGCACGATCGTTGCTGAACCACAGCCTTCGCCACAACCACTTGGCTCGTCGGTTGCCTGGGCTCAATTTTTTACGCCAATTACGACAGTTATGCGTGATCCATTGCTCTATGACACGATGGTTGTATCGGCCCGACCGGATGTCATCAGCTTTGCTACCGGCGCTCCTGCTCCTGAGTTCTACCCAGTGGAGACCGTTCGTGCCCTGCTCGACGAGGCATTGCACCACGAGGGCCAATCACTCCTCCAGTACTGTCCTACTGAGGGATACCCGCCACTCCGTGAAGCTATCGCGCAATACCTGCGTCAGCATGGTGCCAGAACGACCGCCGCGCACGTCCTCGTCGTCTCGGGCTCGCAGCAAGGGCTCTACTTACTCGCCCGCGCCTTGCTCGAACCTGGCGACGTCGTTGCTGTTGAATCGCCGACCTATCTCGGCGCCCTCCACGTCTTCCGAGCAATTGGTGCACGCTTCTTGCCAATACCTGTGGACCGCCACGGGATGCATGTCAGCGTGCTCGAAGATATGGTGCAGCGTCGTCGTCCTAAGCTCATCTACACCCTTCCAACGTTCCAAAATCCGACTGGTACAACCCTTTCCCTCGAGCGACGGCAACGGCTCCTTGATATAGCTATTCGGTATCAGATTCCCATCATCGAGGATGATCCCTACAGCATGCTGCGCTACGAGGGACCAGCACTGCCATCACTGCTCTCTCTTGATACCGCTGGCATTGTGATCTACCTCAGTACTGTCTCAAAGGTGCTCTTCCCGGGTTTTCGTATCGGCTGGGTTGTTGGTCCACAGCCGGTCATTGAACGCCTCAGCACCTTGAAACAACTCGTCGACCTTGACACCAACGCGCTCGCCCAATGGGCTGTTTGGGCTTTCCTCACTCGTGGTCTGCTCGACCAGCATATCGAGCGTCTCCGCCAAACCTACCCAGTACGGCGAGATCGTATGCTCAGCGCGCTGGAGGCATATGCCGCTGACGTCTTGGCCTGGGAACGGCCTGGAGGTGGACTTTACCTTTGGTGTCAGCTGCAGGACGGGTTGCGAGCGCGCGACCTCCTCCCAGAGGCGGCGCGACACGGGGTTGCATTCACACCGGGAGAAAGTTGCTTTCCCGATGGAGGAGGCGCCGAGTTCCTCCGGCTGAACTTCACCTATCCCAATCCAGATCAGATAGAGGAAGGCATCAAACGACTTGCTCAGGCCATTCACACGTTACGCGCGAACCGATTCGGACGCGATCGCACGGCCGTGCTCGCTCGACCACTGGTTTAG
- a CDS encoding GntG family PLP-dependent aldolase yields the protein MTDVIDLRGDWAAPPTPAMRRAMAEAEVGDDNSHEDPTVIRLEERAAEILGKEAALFVPSGTMGNLVSILALTEYGTEIILGDRSHAYVYEVGSAAVIGGHPYRPVPNDRFGGLNPRDVESAIRPPNIHFPRTGLLMLENTHNLCGGTVLSVELTRQLCALAHAHGIPVHLDGSRIFNAAAALGVPAAELAQDADTVMFCLSKGLAVPVGSMVCGSAEVIERARQKRKLLGGAMRQAGVLAAAGLVALEQMIDRLPEDHATARYLAEGLALLPGFVVDLETVQTNIVFCTLEPPLSAEAVAAALRDAGIRCSVFGAQQIRFVTHYAITRAHIDRVLSALQQIVCELGGTRLAVGPNG from the coding sequence GTGACGGACGTGATTGACCTGCGCGGTGACTGGGCTGCACCGCCAACGCCAGCAATGCGGCGGGCGATGGCAGAGGCTGAAGTGGGCGATGACAACTCGCATGAAGATCCCACGGTCATTCGGCTTGAGGAGCGCGCGGCTGAGATCCTTGGCAAGGAAGCCGCGCTCTTCGTACCAAGTGGCACAATGGGAAATCTTGTGAGCATTCTTGCCTTGACCGAATACGGTACTGAGATCATCCTTGGTGATCGCTCGCATGCTTATGTCTACGAGGTTGGTAGCGCCGCTGTTATCGGTGGCCATCCGTACCGGCCAGTACCCAATGATCGTTTCGGGGGTCTCAATCCTCGTGACGTTGAATCTGCTATACGTCCGCCGAATATTCATTTTCCGCGTACTGGCCTCCTGATGCTTGAGAATACGCATAACCTCTGTGGTGGAACAGTGCTCTCCGTCGAGTTAACTCGACAACTCTGTGCCCTTGCGCATGCGCATGGCATCCCCGTTCATCTTGATGGCTCGCGCATCTTTAACGCGGCTGCTGCCCTTGGCGTCCCTGCAGCAGAGCTTGCACAGGATGCTGATACTGTCATGTTTTGTCTTTCAAAAGGGCTTGCCGTCCCAGTCGGTTCAATGGTCTGCGGATCTGCAGAGGTGATCGAGCGTGCACGGCAAAAACGCAAGCTGCTTGGGGGCGCCATGCGGCAAGCGGGTGTTCTTGCAGCTGCTGGTCTCGTTGCCCTTGAGCAGATGATCGATCGATTGCCGGAAGACCATGCGACAGCGCGATACCTCGCTGAGGGGCTCGCACTGCTCCCGGGCTTTGTTGTTGATCTTGAAACGGTGCAGACCAATATCGTCTTCTGTACCCTTGAGCCGCCGCTGTCGGCTGAGGCCGTTGCTGCAGCTCTACGCGATGCGGGCATCCGGTGTAGTGTCTTTGGCGCGCAGCAGATTCGTTTCGTTACGCACTACGCCATTACACGCGCCCATATTGATCGCGTTCTAAGTGCTCTACAGCAGATTGTGTGTGAGCTGGGCGGAACGCGCTTGGCGGTAGGCCCCAATGGCTGA
- the pdxS gene encoding pyridoxal 5'-phosphate synthase lyase subunit PdxS, with product MSVTPNGHGEKATWKTKVGLAQMLKGGVIMDVVTPDQAKLAEEAGAVAVMALERVPADIRREGGVARMSDPELILRIKEAVTIPVMAKVRIGHFVEAQILEALGIDFIDESEVLTPADDRYHIDKHPFRTPFVCGARDLGEALRRIGEGAAMIRSKGEAGTGNIVEAVRHLREIIDGIRRLQAMPHEELMTASKELGAPYEIVREVAETGWLPVPLFCAGGVATPADAALVMQLGAEGVFVGSGIFKSENPFKRARAIVEAVTHYRDPKILAEVSRGLGEPMRGVDLAAIPAEQRLAPRGW from the coding sequence ATGAGCGTGACACCAAATGGCCACGGTGAAAAGGCAACCTGGAAGACAAAGGTTGGCCTTGCCCAAATGCTCAAAGGTGGCGTGATTATGGATGTGGTCACGCCTGATCAGGCCAAGCTTGCCGAAGAAGCTGGCGCAGTTGCCGTCATGGCCTTGGAGCGAGTGCCAGCTGACATTCGCCGTGAAGGCGGCGTTGCACGGATGAGTGATCCCGAATTGATTTTGCGCATTAAAGAAGCGGTAACGATCCCAGTCATGGCCAAGGTGCGCATTGGCCACTTCGTCGAGGCTCAAATCCTTGAGGCGCTGGGGATCGACTTCATCGACGAAAGCGAAGTGCTGACTCCAGCCGACGACCGTTACCACATTGATAAGCACCCGTTCCGCACACCATTCGTTTGCGGTGCCCGAGACTTAGGTGAAGCCCTGCGCCGCATTGGTGAAGGTGCCGCGATGATTCGGAGCAAGGGAGAGGCTGGCACGGGCAATATTGTCGAAGCGGTACGTCACCTGCGCGAAATTATTGACGGTATCCGCCGCTTGCAGGCAATGCCTCATGAGGAGCTCATGACAGCTTCCAAAGAACTCGGCGCCCCCTACGAAATCGTTCGCGAAGTAGCGGAGACTGGCTGGTTACCAGTGCCACTTTTCTGCGCCGGCGGTGTCGCAACTCCTGCCGATGCCGCACTTGTGATGCAACTTGGAGCTGAAGGGGTCTTCGTCGGATCGGGCATCTTCAAGTCAGAGAATCCCTTCAAGCGCGCCCGAGCGATCGTTGAGGCCGTCACGCACTATCGCGATCCCAAGATTCTTGCCGAAGTGAGCCGAGGCTTAGGCGAGCCAATGCGTGGCGTCGATCTCGCCGCGATCCCTGCCGAGCAACGTCTTGCACCGCGAGGCTGGTAA
- a CDS encoding NAD(P)/FAD-dependent oxidoreductase — protein sequence MAEALPRAVDVVVIGGGIIGCAIAYELARSGVDTLLLEAGTLARGASGASAGGVRQQGRDPRELPLARQAVARWPSLAEELGYPTGFSRCGHLTLAESSQELAILAERCERERMDGIDARLVDAADVQTLAPGVAPHVVGGSWTPDDGQAVPALATVAFAQAARRLGARIIVGCRVTGIRQVASRVVGVDTPFGSLACNWIINAAGAWSAHLARLAGRVLNVAPRALQMLVTFPAPQRPLPVLGALNRRLSFKQLADGSYLIGGGWPGLVVGSRSVLLPASLQGSARDACAIYPPVAQIPLRRAWAGIEGFTPDGVPVVGPDPNVAGFVYACGFCGHGFALAPAVGEAVARFVRTGQLDPAILPFRPDRFGAMT from the coding sequence ATGGCTGAAGCATTACCCCGTGCCGTCGATGTTGTCGTCATCGGTGGTGGGATCATTGGCTGTGCAATTGCGTATGAACTGGCGCGCTCGGGCGTCGATACCCTTTTGCTTGAAGCAGGGACGCTTGCCCGTGGAGCATCTGGGGCAAGCGCTGGTGGTGTGCGCCAGCAAGGCCGTGATCCCCGCGAGTTGCCTTTGGCAAGGCAGGCAGTTGCGCGTTGGCCGTCGCTTGCTGAAGAGTTGGGATATCCAACAGGATTTTCCCGCTGCGGTCATCTTACTCTCGCTGAGTCGTCACAAGAACTTGCGATACTCGCTGAGCGCTGTGAGCGCGAGCGAATGGATGGCATCGACGCTCGCTTGGTCGACGCAGCTGACGTCCAGACCCTTGCGCCAGGGGTTGCTCCGCATGTCGTCGGTGGAAGTTGGACGCCTGATGATGGACAGGCTGTGCCCGCGTTGGCGACGGTTGCATTCGCGCAGGCTGCTCGCCGTTTGGGCGCTCGCATCATCGTTGGCTGTCGGGTCACGGGTATTCGGCAAGTAGCCAGCCGCGTTGTTGGTGTTGACACTCCATTCGGGTCGCTCGCTTGCAACTGGATTATCAATGCTGCGGGAGCTTGGAGTGCACACCTTGCCAGGCTTGCCGGGCGGGTACTCAATGTTGCCCCGCGCGCGTTGCAAATGCTCGTGACTTTTCCTGCGCCCCAGCGCCCGTTACCGGTGTTAGGTGCGTTGAACCGGCGTCTTAGCTTTAAGCAGCTTGCTGATGGATCCTATCTCATTGGCGGAGGCTGGCCTGGCCTCGTCGTAGGGTCTCGAAGTGTCCTCTTGCCAGCAAGCCTTCAGGGTAGTGCGCGAGACGCTTGCGCAATCTACCCGCCAGTTGCTCAGATACCGCTTCGTCGTGCATGGGCTGGTATTGAAGGATTTACTCCTGATGGGGTGCCGGTGGTGGGCCCCGATCCCAACGTGGCAGGTTTCGTTTATGCCTGTGGTTTCTGTGGTCATGGTTTTGCTTTGGCTCCGGCTGTTGGTGAAGCAGTCGCTCGCTTTGTTCGCACAGGTCAGCTTGATCCAGCAATCCTCCCATTCCGCCCGGATCGATTTGGCGCTATGACCTAG